Below is a window of Brassica napus cultivar Da-Ae chromosome A5, Da-Ae, whole genome shotgun sequence DNA.
TTTCAAATTAAGCCGGTTGAAAATATGACATGAATCAATaagataataagataatatttttttagaaaattttatatcaatatatagtcccaataaaatcataaattaataatatatatatagtttatataagtatagacaaaaatatattatttattttatattaatatattttgatagtATTTActaaatcaatatattttgatagtatttactaaaattatatcttaaacAACACTtaaattctatgaaacatattttatatacaacaaataatatactaaaatagtataaaatttaatttcaaatttaattaatgtatatacagtaaaatatatatatatatatttttaattaataactctataaattaataaaataccatAATCcgaatattattaatttatagagtttttttacTGTATGTGGTGTTATGTTGAAAAGGAGATTCATTTTTAATGTCGATCTAAGAGATTCCTACCTTTATCCAGTTTCCAAGCGAATCAAGAGTGGATGAGAAAGAAACATAGGCTCCAAGGGAGTGTAGAACATCCGTCGAACACCCGTGAAACCCAACGATTTTCCCACCTTGGAGAACAAACTTTACTCCCGGACTCGTCTCGATGTGCATATTGGTTTTGCCTTTGTAAGTCTCGAACTTAAGAGCCACGATGGTTTCTTGAGTTACTTTCTCACGGAAAGCTTCTACGTAAACGATGTAGTCATCTTCATCAATCTCAAACTACatacagaaaaaaaacaacTCTTGGTCCGACACCAATATTGAATAAAACTGATATTTTCAACcttatatggtatatattatTAGTACCTCCTCAACTTCTTGTGTTTGTTCTCCATGTTCATCTCCAACAACCACTTCAGAATCATCAACATACTCAAATTTGATGAAGGCTATACAGTCCTGGCCTTTACCTACATATACTTTTCTAACATTTTCGTGAACGCCATCATCCCATACATCTCCCTTCTCACCACCCTTTGCGTCCAACTTTTGGGCCATCGCTTTTGCTTGCGCTTGATCAATCTTACGAATATTACAACCTGTAGTTATGAATGTAGCAAAATCATATACAAAACAGTAATATGGGATAGAGGGAGAGAGACATGTTGAGAGAACTGACCTGGGAATAATGTAATGATTGGTGGTGCAGTGATCCATATTGGGAAATTGCATGGGTATTTATCGACCCATGGGAAGTTCA
It encodes the following:
- the LOC106452208 gene encoding nitrile-specifier protein 1-like, which codes for MKIYFRSNYLRFVSVYPHGFIHYLKSRVPHDIKYMKKFVDVNFPWVDKYPCNFPIWITAPPIITLFPGCNIRKIDQAQAKAMAQKLDAKGGEKGDVWDDGVHENVRKVYVGKGQDCIAFIKFEYVDDSEVVVGDEHGEQTQEVEEFEIDEDDYIVYVEAFREKVTQETIVALKFETYKGKTNMHIETSPGVKFVLQGGKIVGFHGCSTDVLHSLGAYVSFSSTLDSLGNWIKVEQNGEGPGLRCSHAIAQVGNKIYSFGGEFVNLLPTACVT